In a single window of the Nicotiana tomentosiformis chromosome 10, ASM39032v3, whole genome shotgun sequence genome:
- the LOC104106102 gene encoding transcription termination factor MTEF1, chloroplastic, which produces MLTWLQNPPKTLLPLTSLTLNPSPPFPMCSISPKPTKTSLKSLHIPTHPTPTTTDTGLKFREKILYLQALNINPTKVLEQNPDLRSATLDTIKTVETCLASMGIERSAIGRILDMHPQLLTSDPYMDLYPIFDFLLNDVVIPFNDIRKSIIRCPRILVCSVEDQLKPTFEFLKEFGFVGPNRITCQTTVLLVSSVELTLNPKIDYMLSLGFKRDDVVNMVLRSPGLLTFSIDKNFRPKVEYFLKEMNGNLGELKKFPQYFSFSLEGKIKPRHRLLVEHGFSLSLSEMLKVSDGEFNARLIEMQLRLLDDKQL; this is translated from the coding sequence ATGCTAACATGGCTACAAAACCCTCCCAAAACCCTACTCCCCCTTACCTCCCTCACCCTAAACCCCTCCCCTCCATTCCCTATGTGCTCCATTTCTCCAAAACCCACAAAAACCTCTCTCAAATCCCTTCACATCCCCACCCACCCCACCCCAACTACAACTGACACTGGCCTTAAATTCCGCGAAAAAATACTCTATCTTCAAGCACTCAATATCAACCCCACAAAAGTCCTTGAACAAAACCCTGATCTTCGATCAGCAACACTCGATACAATCAAAACTGTTGAAACTTGTCTTGCTTCTATGGGCATTGAGCGCTCGGCAATTGGTCGAATACTTGATATGCATCCTCAGCTTTTAACATCCGACCCATACATGGATCTTTACCCGATTTTTGATTTCTTATTAAACGACGTCGTTATCCCCTTTAATGACATTCGTAAATCCATTATACGCTGTCCAAGAATCCTAGTTTGCAGCGTTGAGGATCAATTGAAACCCACATTTGAATTCCTGAAGGAATTCGGGTTCGTGGGTCCCAATCGGATCACTTGTCAAACCACTGTGTTGCTTGTTTCCAGTGTCGAGCTTACTTTGAACCCTAAGATTGATTACATGTTGAGTTTAGGGTTTAAACGCGACGACGTGGTGAATATGGTTTTGAGGTCACCTGGGTTGTTGACATTTAGCATTGACAAAAATTTTAGGCCTAAAGTTGAGTACTTTTTGAAGGAAATGAATGGGAATTTAGGGGAATTGAAGAAGTTTCCGCAGTACTTTTCGTTTAGTCTTGAAGGGAAGATTAAGCCTCGGCACAGGCTTTTGGTAGAGCATGGGTTTTCGCTATCCTTATCTGAGATGTTGAAGGTTAGCGATGGGGAATTCAATGCGAGATTGATTGAAATGCAATTGCGGTTATTGGACGATAAGCAATTGTAG